Proteins encoded within one genomic window of Candidatus Berkiella cookevillensis:
- a CDS encoding ankyrin repeat domain-containing protein gives MSDENIINLFNRLDSIDKLYSALKNSRIALNKKNASNKNTESFVEELQKKIAKKEKELNTAKENILSEYSSMQEYINPIIVSLGRKYALADVVYGNESSSLVSQDYVDKYGEYYNEALYEELLRYCKLAYVYENNGTPEDHALKLSLMFDNAKDAIKYIKEKKSVHDACLFVIPDVKSCNFLVWKKFFQTNRNDKQFLDLLARASDLEKILNKNKATDGVEVRSREYLRNLKEKKKEIEDKNKRFKELERKDANTITDHEEAERNNLNIEIAALRLELYKMSAGIELENADLSILKACNEYYLQQSQGAYKYMLEHGLTQKDYAKFVGLERRNGSNLIPDVVIDGRHINYPDTYLMKVDVSDDMQAARAACFGKLTNCCQSLSGEAGEPCTIHGLTSPRGGFYVVCRGDINSPKIEDEVLGQCWAWLSKSNGIVFDSIEIKNFNDKELLKKFYNSLAGILVTDKGIKNVYCGAKSGISSTVGVEVPTNKNQMFDDYHDYNDSSKQLIVSDPDRLYFSSDYCTNEIKKNMGKSQISRELHRYENSMLKSEKLKEIFNFIPWGLCAEEGGFLDLMSKGLLKAHQFEIIDEIKKQLNEIGSELGINEKINDIIEAYNNFYSGRIGYDEIWRYIDQDLLDVNAINKNNETPIQILFKSKAECLREIDSLINKGADIEVQYKSGATVLLLAIKEGKLDVANALFNHGAKLDVEDKLNRSALVYALASKQKEPVEFVLNLLPSIDVNKKNAEGKPAWFFALSNLENTKNMLERGAEVNATDQAGMTALMLVSEKNSTDSIETLLRSGSDINVKDKKGKTALMYALEKKSIDAVKALLSSGADINAQDEKGKTALMYALEKKSMDAVEALLRLDADINVQDKKGKTALMYAIESRKFDLIKNKLLQPNVPCLDVKTNNGKTAVEMLLESSSVPLALVFDFIGFGAEIEKYVHVKNTKNQTILDRAIKEKNVALQKFLIEKGAVELSIIEKKILPQAINDEDFDFCMFLFEKGAGWNIRSIDKNTALMSAINSNNVEATELLIKKIKQGKEDISNKVLETTLMHAVSKSNGQMTKLLIDNGANVNACDSYQVTVLMHAVLNNNVEIVNLLLENSASININGANRNTPFMCALKNKNLDIVELLLKNGVEPNLEEIAQALQLSIMRNNMALSRLLIGKINITRSTEWHKKNKIKEVINATDNFEFLKILLEINNESLIKLMNKEKFFYLALEREETDIANFCADSLCEIHDHKKMIERLKSRPDFLPLIIKNNVLYDNDISELLFYFIRERKIENARFILNYESDVKNTKASSFSRRNESQEPLLTIAIKTKNMESVNLLLEHGFIQIEKHQLSPLTFVLEEYGRLLSDSNSNNEEDKIFFHEVICRLLEYSPNLNLVNDQQILYALALSKVDISIAIEFIKRGVDIYSAKITNSVEGDKEASTLDVIVKHDPESKNYIRQLIVEELKINPSNSEKANAFLLKNEMEIIEDDLQILRPKNKIR, from the coding sequence ATGAGTGATGAAAATATTATAAATCTATTCAATAGGCTGGATAGTATAGACAAGCTTTATAGTGCTTTAAAAAATAGTAGGATTGCCCTGAATAAAAAAAATGCGTCTAATAAAAATACCGAAAGTTTTGTAGAAGAATTGCAAAAGAAAATAGCAAAAAAAGAAAAAGAGCTAAATACTGCCAAAGAAAATATTCTGAGCGAATACTCAAGTATGCAAGAATATATCAATCCAATCATCGTATCACTCGGAAGAAAATATGCGCTTGCAGATGTTGTGTATGGCAATGAATCTTCATCGTTGGTTTCGCAAGATTATGTAGATAAGTATGGAGAATATTACAATGAAGCGCTATATGAAGAGTTGCTCAGGTACTGCAAACTGGCGTATGTATATGAGAATAATGGCACTCCAGAAGACCATGCTTTAAAGCTTTCGTTAATGTTTGATAATGCTAAAGATGCAATCAAATATATTAAAGAGAAAAAATCAGTGCATGATGCCTGTCTTTTTGTTATCCCAGATGTCAAAAGCTGTAACTTTTTAGTGTGGAAAAAATTTTTTCAAACCAATAGAAATGACAAGCAGTTTTTGGATTTATTAGCTAGAGCCTCTGATTTGGAGAAAATATTAAATAAAAATAAAGCTACAGATGGCGTAGAGGTGAGAAGTAGAGAGTACTTAAGAAATCTTAAAGAAAAGAAGAAAGAAATTGAAGATAAAAATAAAAGATTTAAAGAGTTAGAAAGAAAGGATGCAAATACGATTACAGATCATGAAGAGGCGGAGCGAAATAATTTAAATATTGAGATAGCTGCATTACGTCTAGAGCTTTATAAGATGAGTGCTGGTATAGAACTAGAAAATGCAGATTTATCAATATTAAAAGCCTGCAATGAATATTATTTACAACAAAGCCAAGGTGCTTATAAGTATATGCTGGAGCATGGTCTAACCCAAAAAGACTATGCAAAATTTGTAGGTTTAGAACGACGAAATGGTAGTAATTTAATACCGGATGTTGTCATAGATGGCCGTCATATAAATTATCCAGATACTTATCTTATGAAAGTTGACGTATCAGATGACATGCAAGCAGCACGGGCTGCTTGTTTTGGCAAATTAACAAATTGTTGTCAATCGTTATCTGGTGAGGCAGGAGAGCCTTGTACCATTCATGGCCTTACCAGCCCTAGAGGTGGTTTTTATGTGGTTTGCCGAGGTGATATTAACTCTCCAAAGATAGAAGATGAAGTTTTGGGACAATGTTGGGCTTGGCTTAGTAAATCAAACGGAATTGTTTTTGATTCAATAGAAATAAAAAATTTCAACGACAAAGAATTATTGAAAAAATTTTATAATAGCTTGGCTGGTATTCTTGTCACTGATAAGGGCATAAAAAATGTATATTGTGGAGCAAAGTCGGGAATCTCATCTACGGTTGGTGTTGAAGTGCCCACAAACAAAAATCAAATGTTTGATGATTATCATGACTATAATGACTCAAGCAAACAATTGATTGTTTCAGACCCTGATAGGTTATATTTTTCATCTGATTATTGTACAAATGAGATTAAAAAGAATATGGGTAAATCACAAATTAGTCGTGAGTTACATCGTTATGAAAATAGTATGTTAAAATCAGAAAAATTAAAAGAAATTTTTAATTTTATTCCTTGGGGGCTTTGCGCAGAGGAAGGTGGTTTCTTAGATCTTATGTCTAAGGGACTCCTTAAGGCACATCAATTCGAGATTATAGACGAGATAAAGAAGCAACTAAATGAAATTGGTTCAGAGTTGGGAATCAATGAAAAAATTAATGATATAATAGAGGCATATAATAATTTTTATTCTGGGCGTATTGGGTACGATGAAATCTGGCGATATATAGATCAAGATTTATTGGATGTTAATGCAATCAATAAAAATAATGAGACACCAATACAAATTCTATTTAAATCAAAAGCTGAATGTTTGCGAGAAATAGATAGCCTTATCAACAAGGGTGCGGATATAGAAGTGCAATATAAATCTGGTGCAACAGTATTATTGTTAGCTATAAAAGAAGGAAAGCTTGATGTTGCGAATGCGTTGTTCAACCATGGTGCAAAATTAGATGTAGAGGACAAGTTAAATCGCTCTGCTTTAGTGTATGCGTTGGCAAGTAAACAAAAAGAGCCTGTCGAGTTTGTTCTAAATTTATTACCTAGTATAGATGTTAATAAAAAAAATGCAGAAGGAAAACCTGCGTGGTTCTTTGCACTTTCTAATCTTGAAAATACAAAAAATATGCTTGAGAGAGGTGCAGAAGTAAATGCTACGGATCAAGCTGGGATGACTGCCTTAATGCTTGTTTCAGAGAAAAACAGTACTGATAGTATTGAAACTTTGCTGAGATCAGGCTCAGATATAAATGTTAAAGATAAAAAAGGGAAAACAGCTTTAATGTACGCTTTAGAGAAAAAGAGCATTGATGCTGTTAAAGCTTTGTTGAGCTCAGGTGCAGATATAAACGCTCAAGATGAAAAAGGGAAAACAGCTCTAATGTACGCTTTAGAGAAAAAGAGCATGGATGCCGTTGAAGCTTTACTGAGATTAGATGCAGATATAAATGTTCAAGATAAAAAAGGGAAAACAGCTTTAATGTATGCTATTGAGTCAAGAAAATTTGATCTAATAAAAAATAAACTTTTACAACCAAACGTTCCTTGTTTAGATGTTAAGACTAATAATGGTAAAACTGCTGTAGAAATGCTGCTGGAAAGTAGTTCAGTCCCTTTGGCGCTTGTTTTTGATTTTATTGGTTTTGGCGCAGAAATAGAAAAATATGTTCATGTTAAAAACACAAAAAACCAAACGATTCTTGATCGAGCCATTAAAGAAAAAAATGTAGCGCTTCAAAAATTTTTAATTGAAAAGGGGGCGGTGGAGCTAAGTATTATCGAGAAAAAAATTCTGCCGCAAGCTATTAATGATGAGGATTTTGATTTTTGCATGTTTTTGTTTGAAAAAGGGGCTGGTTGGAATATACGCAGTATTGATAAAAACACAGCGTTAATGTCAGCAATTAATAGTAATAATGTAGAAGCGACGGAGCTATTGATTAAAAAAATAAAACAAGGCAAAGAAGACATAAGTAATAAGGTTTTAGAGACAACGCTTATGCATGCCGTTTCGAAATCAAACGGGCAAATGACTAAATTGTTGATTGATAACGGAGCAAATGTAAATGCATGTGATTCTTATCAAGTAACTGTACTCATGCATGCCGTTCTTAATAATAACGTAGAAATAGTTAATCTTTTGTTAGAAAATAGCGCAAGCATAAATATAAATGGTGCGAATCGTAATACTCCATTCATGTGTGCGCTTAAAAATAAAAACTTAGACATAGTCGAGTTGTTGCTCAAAAATGGAGTAGAACCAAATCTAGAAGAAATTGCTCAGGCGCTACAATTATCAATTATGAGAAATAATATGGCGTTATCTCGTCTATTGATTGGGAAAATAAATATTACGAGGTCTACTGAATGGCATAAAAAAAACAAGATTAAAGAAGTCATTAATGCGACTGATAATTTTGAGTTTCTAAAAATATTGTTAGAGATTAACAATGAGTCTCTTATAAAACTTATGAATAAAGAGAAATTTTTTTATTTAGCGTTAGAAAGAGAAGAGACAGATATTGCTAATTTTTGTGCAGATAGTTTGTGCGAAATTCATGATCACAAAAAAATGATTGAGAGGTTAAAGTCTAGGCCAGATTTTCTTCCGCTAATAATTAAAAATAATGTTCTTTACGATAATGACATAAGTGAATTGCTCTTTTATTTCATACGAGAAAGAAAAATAGAAAATGCTAGATTTATCTTAAATTACGAGTCAGATGTAAAAAATACAAAAGCTAGCAGCTTTAGTCGTCGTAATGAAAGTCAAGAACCACTGCTTACAATAGCTATCAAAACAAAGAACATGGAGTCTGTTAATTTATTGCTTGAACATGGTTTTATTCAGATCGAAAAACATCAATTGTCGCCTCTCACTTTTGTTTTAGAGGAATATGGAAGGTTATTATCAGACTCCAATTCAAATAATGAAGAAGATAAGATTTTTTTTCATGAGGTCATCTGCAGATTGCTAGAATATAGTCCGAATCTTAATCTAGTCAATGATCAGCAAATACTTTATGCATTGGCTTTATCTAAAGTTGATATTTCTATTGCCATTGAATTTATTAAACGCGGGGTGGATATTTACAGCGCAAAAATTACTAATTCAGTCGAAGGAGATAAAGAGGCATCCACTTTAGATGTGATAGTTAAACATGACCCAGAATCCAAAAATTATATCCGTCAACTAATTGTAGAAGAGCTTAAAATAAATCCGTCCAACTCGGAAAAAGCGAACGCATTTTTGCTTAAGAACGAAATGGAAATAATAGAAGATGATTTGCAGATCTTAAGACCGAAAAATAAAATACGATGA
- the folC gene encoding bifunctional tetrahydrofolate synthase/dihydrofolate synthase, which produces MQDNHTWLRYLESLHPKTIDLTLERVRQVGESAGLFHFDAKVILVAGTNGKGTTICALNKLLRKANLSVACYTSPHVLEFNERISINDQCVSDAALINAFEVIEKLRGDISLTYFEFTTLAAFYIFKQQPLDVLLVEVGLGGRLDAVNCLSPDLSLITTIAYDHQGWLGHDLESIAKEKAGIFRENKPCIVGKSALVPSLIERAKQLKCETYTDGSDFNWGLENNEMYWRFKDQPISVPQHNLPNNSVSIALCAYKILGTMLALPDLSVVINSLEKASLLGRFYTVMQRPKMIVDVAHNEESCQLLKSRILAHDKPGKRFAVWAMLNDKDIDKVSNMFKDVFDAWYIPKLNSSRAFPQKMLVESLSSCGVNKIFCVDSTKLAYEVLMQDMKAQDQVIVFGSFFTVSEWLEANKLS; this is translated from the coding sequence ATGCAAGACAATCATACGTGGCTACGCTATCTAGAATCGTTGCATCCTAAAACGATTGATTTGACATTAGAACGTGTAAGGCAAGTTGGCGAAAGTGCTGGTTTATTTCATTTTGATGCAAAAGTGATTCTGGTTGCTGGCACGAATGGTAAAGGAACAACTATTTGTGCCTTAAACAAACTATTGCGAAAAGCCAACTTATCGGTTGCTTGTTATACCTCTCCTCATGTGCTCGAATTTAATGAACGTATCAGCATTAACGATCAATGTGTCAGTGATGCCGCATTGATCAATGCTTTTGAGGTGATTGAAAAGCTAAGAGGCGATATATCACTTACTTATTTTGAGTTTACAACACTCGCTGCCTTTTACATCTTTAAACAACAGCCTTTGGATGTGTTGCTCGTTGAGGTTGGATTAGGTGGGCGCTTAGATGCTGTCAATTGCTTATCCCCAGATTTATCATTGATTACAACAATTGCTTATGATCACCAAGGTTGGTTAGGGCATGATTTAGAAAGTATTGCAAAAGAGAAAGCAGGTATATTCAGAGAAAATAAGCCTTGTATCGTAGGAAAATCTGCATTAGTCCCAAGCTTGATAGAGCGTGCAAAACAGTTGAAATGTGAGACTTATACCGATGGCAGTGACTTCAATTGGGGGCTTGAAAACAATGAAATGTATTGGCGCTTTAAAGATCAGCCTATTTCTGTGCCGCAACACAACTTACCCAATAACAGTGTTTCAATAGCCCTATGCGCCTATAAGATTTTAGGTACTATGCTTGCATTGCCAGATCTAAGTGTGGTGATCAACAGTTTAGAAAAAGCCTCATTACTAGGTAGATTTTATACAGTAATGCAAAGACCTAAAATGATTGTCGATGTGGCGCATAATGAAGAAAGCTGTCAGCTACTTAAAAGTAGGATATTAGCGCATGACAAGCCAGGAAAACGGTTTGCTGTGTGGGCGATGCTCAATGATAAGGATATTGATAAGGTATCCAATATGTTTAAGGACGTATTTGATGCTTGGTATATTCCAAAGCTCAATTCCTCAAGAGCTTTTCCACAAAAAATGTTGGTTGAGTCACTTTCAAGCTGTGGTGTTAATAAGATATTTTGTGTAGATTCAACTAAACTAGCATATGAAGTGCTAATGCAAGATATGAAGGCACAAGATCAAGTCATTGTCTTTGGTTCCTTCTTTACTGTAAGCGAATGGTTAGAGGCAAATAAATTAAGCTAA
- the truA gene encoding tRNA pseudouridine(38-40) synthase TruA, with product MTERIALGVAYDGTRYHGYQCQPDKITIQSELEAALFKMTGVATNAVPAGRTDKGVHALNQVVHFDTEKERSEYVWLNGLNAHLPSDIKVQWVQKVASDFHARFSAFERHYRYLILNKKVSSPIFQNYLAWYPFALDVQKMQEAALSLIGQHDFSAFRGSHCQAHTPIRTMNQITLLQKNNIIQLDIKANAFLHHMVRNIVGTLVVIGANKQPPVWMKEVLESLDRKQAGMTAPAHGLYFFDVRYDSGALGSSANLSQQADSEFVSDITSIFDAH from the coding sequence ATGACAGAAAGAATCGCTTTAGGTGTGGCTTATGATGGCACGCGTTACCATGGTTACCAATGCCAACCAGACAAAATCACCATTCAATCTGAATTAGAGGCTGCTCTTTTCAAGATGACAGGGGTTGCAACCAATGCTGTGCCAGCAGGTCGTACTGATAAAGGTGTGCATGCACTGAATCAAGTTGTTCATTTTGATACTGAAAAAGAGCGCTCTGAATATGTGTGGTTAAATGGCTTAAATGCACATTTGCCCTCAGACATTAAAGTTCAGTGGGTGCAGAAAGTGGCAAGTGATTTTCATGCGCGTTTTTCTGCATTTGAGCGTCATTATCGCTATTTAATTTTAAACAAAAAAGTTTCTTCGCCTATTTTTCAGAATTACTTGGCATGGTATCCATTCGCATTGGATGTGCAGAAAATGCAAGAAGCAGCCTTATCTTTGATTGGTCAGCACGATTTCAGTGCTTTTAGAGGATCACATTGTCAGGCGCATACCCCTATTCGAACCATGAATCAAATTACTCTGCTGCAAAAAAATAATATTATTCAGCTTGATATTAAAGCGAATGCTTTTTTACATCATATGGTGAGAAATATTGTGGGTACCTTGGTGGTAATTGGTGCAAATAAACAGCCCCCTGTTTGGATGAAAGAAGTTTTAGAGTCTTTGGACAGAAAACAAGCGGGTATGACCGCGCCTGCGCATGGGCTTTATTTCTTTGACGTGCGCTATGATTCAGGCGCTTTGGGCTCTTCTGCCAATCTTTCTCAGCAAGCAGATAGTGAATTTGTTAGTGATATAACATCTATTTTTGATGCTCATTAA
- the accD gene encoding acetyl-CoA carboxylase, carboxyltransferase subunit beta, producing the protein MSWFSKLFPSKIHTTAKKKSIPEGLWTKCEGCSAVLFRSELERNLEVCPKCTHHHRMGARKRLESFLDQDILEEIGKELEPVDKLKFKDTKRYRDRLVAAQKSTNEKDALIVYQGTLHQLPVVACAFEFGFIGGSMGQIVGQRFILAAERAIERKMPLICFATSGGARMQESLISLMQMARTSAALTKLSACKLPFITVLTDPCMGGVSASLATLGDVIIAEPKALIGFAGPRVIEQIVRESLPEGFQRSEFLLEHGAIDMILDRRALRDKVACVLTKMLNLPHPLPETLLNENDTLNSSMADASKEVPA; encoded by the coding sequence ATGAGTTGGTTTAGTAAGTTATTTCCATCCAAAATTCACACAACCGCCAAGAAGAAATCCATCCCTGAAGGTCTATGGACCAAATGTGAGGGATGTAGTGCGGTATTATTTCGTTCTGAATTAGAGCGGAATCTGGAAGTTTGCCCAAAGTGCACGCATCATCATCGCATGGGAGCAAGAAAGCGTTTAGAAAGCTTTTTAGATCAGGACATTTTAGAAGAAATTGGGAAAGAACTTGAGCCTGTTGATAAATTAAAATTCAAAGATACCAAACGTTATCGCGATCGTCTCGTTGCTGCTCAAAAAAGTACAAATGAGAAAGATGCACTCATTGTCTATCAAGGAACTTTGCATCAATTGCCGGTTGTGGCATGTGCTTTTGAGTTTGGCTTCATTGGTGGTTCGATGGGGCAAATTGTGGGGCAACGGTTTATCTTGGCGGCTGAACGCGCCATTGAACGAAAAATGCCATTAATTTGTTTTGCGACAAGTGGTGGCGCTCGAATGCAAGAATCATTGATATCGTTGATGCAAATGGCAAGAACAAGTGCTGCATTGACTAAGCTCAGTGCCTGTAAATTGCCGTTTATAACGGTTTTAACAGATCCTTGCATGGGTGGCGTTTCTGCAAGTTTAGCAACTTTAGGCGATGTTATTATTGCTGAACCCAAAGCATTGATTGGTTTTGCAGGCCCTCGCGTGATTGAGCAAATTGTACGAGAATCTTTACCTGAAGGCTTTCAACGTAGTGAATTTTTGCTGGAACATGGCGCTATTGATATGATTTTAGATAGACGTGCATTACGCGATAAAGTTGCCTGTGTACTTACGAAAATGTTAAATCTTCCTCATCCACTGCCAGAAACACTGTTGAATGAGAATGACACACTAAACAGCAGCATGGCCGACGCATCCAAAGAAGTGCCGGCGTAA
- the purF gene encoding amidophosphoribosyltransferase, giving the protein MCGVVGIVASQAVNQEIFDALTVLQHRGQDAAGMMTCNDRKFSLRKGNGLVRDVFRTRHMRRLTGNMGIGHVRYPTAGSSSESEAQPFYVNSPFGIALAHNGNLTNTTQLQSELFKDDLRHINTGSDSEVILNVFAHELQQACASHLNLTPEAVFKAVSGVHKRCRGGYAVVAVIAGHGVVAFRDSFGIRPLILGQRDGGAHPEVMVASESAALTALGFQIIDDVGAGEAIFIKTNGEIVRKVCSSTASLSPCLFEFVYFARPDSIIDKISVYKVRKNLGKHVAEKIIKTWPDHDIDVVIPIPETSRNAAIPLANRLGVELREGFVKNRYIGRTFIMPGQATRRKAVHQKLSVIELEFKNKNVLLIDDSIVRGTTSKEIINMARSAGANKVYFASSAPPIRFPNIYGIDMPCKDELVAHNHSIEEIEKMIDADKLIYLDLDDLVSVAKEGNQSIKQFESAVFDGIYLTGDETDYLNQVAKARGENKENNDDFDTVIDYI; this is encoded by the coding sequence ATGTGTGGTGTAGTTGGTATAGTTGCTAGTCAAGCTGTAAATCAAGAGATATTTGATGCATTAACGGTATTACAGCATCGAGGTCAAGATGCTGCAGGCATGATGACTTGTAATGATAGAAAATTTTCTCTTCGCAAAGGTAATGGTCTTGTGAGAGATGTTTTTCGAACACGCCATATGCGACGATTGACTGGAAACATGGGTATTGGTCATGTTCGCTATCCTACCGCAGGATCTAGCTCAGAATCTGAAGCACAACCTTTTTATGTGAATTCTCCCTTTGGTATTGCCCTTGCCCACAATGGTAACTTAACCAATACCACGCAATTACAATCTGAATTATTTAAAGATGATCTTAGACATATCAATACAGGCTCTGACTCAGAAGTTATTTTGAATGTATTTGCGCATGAATTACAACAAGCCTGTGCTTCACATTTAAATTTAACACCAGAAGCAGTTTTTAAAGCAGTGAGTGGTGTGCACAAACGTTGTCGAGGTGGTTATGCGGTTGTTGCCGTGATTGCCGGACATGGGGTTGTTGCATTTAGAGATTCTTTTGGTATTAGACCTCTTATTTTGGGGCAGCGTGATGGAGGGGCACATCCTGAAGTGATGGTAGCTTCAGAAAGTGCTGCATTGACTGCATTAGGCTTTCAGATTATCGATGATGTGGGGGCAGGGGAAGCTATTTTTATTAAAACCAATGGCGAGATTGTGAGAAAAGTTTGTTCAAGCACAGCCAGTCTATCGCCTTGTTTGTTTGAATTTGTCTATTTTGCTCGACCCGATTCAATCATTGATAAAATTTCAGTTTATAAGGTCAGAAAAAATCTGGGTAAGCATGTTGCAGAGAAAATAATTAAAACATGGCCAGATCATGATATTGATGTGGTTATCCCAATTCCTGAGACCAGCCGCAATGCGGCCATTCCATTGGCTAATCGACTGGGTGTTGAATTGCGAGAAGGATTTGTAAAAAATAGATACATTGGTCGAACTTTTATCATGCCAGGTCAAGCAACGCGCCGTAAGGCAGTCCATCAAAAACTGAGCGTGATAGAGCTTGAATTTAAAAATAAAAATGTTTTATTAATCGACGATTCAATTGTTCGTGGCACAACGTCAAAAGAAATTATCAATATGGCGCGAAGTGCAGGCGCTAATAAAGTTTATTTTGCGTCCAGCGCCCCGCCTATTCGCTTTCCAAACATTTATGGTATTGATATGCCATGTAAAGATGAACTTGTTGCGCATAATCATTCAATAGAAGAAATTGAAAAAATGATAGATGCTGATAAGCTAATCTATCTTGATTTGGATGATCTTGTCTCTGTTGCAAAAGAGGGAAATCAATCGATAAAGCAGTTTGAAAGTGCTGTTTTCGATGGTATTTATCTGACAGGAGATGAAACAGATTATTTGAATCAAGTTGCAAAAGCACGTGGTGAGAATAAAGAAAATAATGATGATTTTGATACGGTGATTGATTATATTTAA
- a CDS encoding SPOR domain-containing protein, whose amino-acid sequence MQKIKERLFGAVVFLALGVIFVPMFFSENNKKINLTDMQMKEPVASAALTPISEPENLVVLNQLEKPSFDETVMQAYQDTEDLALNESIQELIGSEDSSAQNVSKATQQAIVAQKDTILPLPAVFAIDTDASSAITSEMDNAVQKQASLGTTEKVAATQQDTNDLLQQDDKSTQPALKQAKNSIETKTENSLPAKKARITEVSAAWVVQLATFKEGANADSLVKNLQKDGYPAYSRHMQNSQGTYTLVLVGPKVAKAEADSLKVELKAKYRLQGVVIQHQPISS is encoded by the coding sequence ATGCAAAAAATAAAAGAGAGATTATTTGGCGCAGTCGTATTCTTAGCCTTGGGCGTCATATTTGTACCGATGTTTTTTTCAGAAAATAATAAGAAAATTAATTTAACAGATATGCAAATGAAAGAACCCGTTGCAAGTGCGGCATTGACACCCATTTCTGAACCGGAGAACCTGGTTGTTTTGAATCAGCTTGAAAAGCCTAGTTTTGATGAAACAGTCATGCAAGCCTATCAAGATACAGAAGATTTGGCGTTGAATGAATCTATACAAGAATTAATTGGCTCTGAAGATAGCAGTGCGCAGAATGTCTCTAAAGCAACCCAACAAGCAATCGTTGCCCAAAAGGACACAATACTCCCACTTCCTGCTGTTTTTGCAATAGATACGGATGCGTCTTCTGCGATAACCTCTGAGATGGATAATGCTGTTCAAAAGCAGGCTAGTCTTGGCACTACAGAAAAAGTAGCGGCAACTCAGCAAGATACAAATGATTTGCTTCAACAAGATGATAAAAGTACACAGCCTGCATTAAAGCAAGCCAAAAATAGCATTGAGACTAAGACAGAGAACAGTCTCCCTGCTAAAAAAGCAAGAATTACCGAAGTTTCTGCTGCTTGGGTTGTTCAGCTAGCAACTTTTAAAGAAGGGGCAAACGCAGACAGTTTAGTCAAAAATTTGCAAAAAGATGGTTATCCAGCTTACTCTAGACATATGCAAAATAGCCAAGGCACTTATACCTTGGTATTAGTAGGACCCAAAGTTGCTAAGGCTGAAGCAGATTCTTTGAAAGTAGAGTTAAAGGCTAAGTATCGACTGCAAGGCGTCGTTATTCAACATCAACCTATATCAAGTTGA
- a CDS encoding CvpA family protein has translation MAEIGWPDILILAVILFSILIGLFRGFIKESISLVTWISAVVLAVVFSGPFSSILTFTKEPFIKTIAAFFIIFILTVLVGSIINFFVGKLVRSTPFSSPDRVLGGAFGLFRGVVIVTIVVLLAGLTPLTKADTWTSSYSIEKFEVLALWVKDRLPEEHAKPFKFPERKSEVKSQKS, from the coding sequence ATGGCAGAAATTGGTTGGCCAGATATTCTGATTTTAGCGGTAATCCTATTTTCTATTCTCATTGGACTCTTTCGAGGTTTTATCAAAGAGTCTATTTCACTGGTTACTTGGATATCAGCGGTTGTATTGGCCGTTGTGTTTTCTGGGCCTTTTTCAAGCATCTTAACTTTTACAAAAGAACCCTTTATTAAGACGATTGCTGCTTTCTTCATCATCTTTATTCTAACCGTGTTGGTGGGATCCATTATTAATTTCTTTGTTGGGAAATTGGTCAGAAGTACCCCATTTAGCTCGCCAGACAGAGTTTTAGGGGGGGCATTTGGTTTATTCAGAGGTGTTGTTATTGTGACGATTGTGGTATTGTTAGCGGGCTTAACGCCATTAACCAAAGCTGATACGTGGACATCATCGTATTCCATTGAAAAATTCGAAGTGTTGGCTTTATGGGTTAAAGATAGGCTGCCAGAGGAACATGCCAAGCCTTTTAAGTTTCCCGAGAGGAAATCTGAAGTAAAATCACAAAAAAGTTAG